GAAGTGTGTGCATGAATGCCCTCGCTTTCCATACCGAGCCCTTTGCAACAATCAACAACTGCGCGGCGTGGAATCTGATGAGCGAAATCGGACCACAGTGGTTCTATGATTCGTCGATCATATCCCGAATACTACGCTCCATCTCTTTTTCTTGAATGTCGGATTTTTACTATGTGTCTAGTTTGCTTCATGCCTACAGTTGTTTTGACGTGAACAAAGCGGCAGATCGGTTCGCGCTCGAGTGGAATCCTCTGCGTCCTCACCTCGATGTTATTAGGACAGACAGCCTTCTCAACGCAACAGGATCAATGACTCTACACGGTTTCCTGTTTACCAACTACCGAGAACGCTTTGCGTACTCCTGGCGGACCCTCAATGAAGAATGCCGTCTTTGTAGCTTATTCGAACCACTATCCCCCTATCTCCCCGTCGCTCTTTTCTCTAAGAGTGTTGCTCAGCCTCGCGGTCTTGGCTGTGGCGGGTGTCGCGAACTCGCAGACCGCACACCTGGTGCACGGAGTCACGCTGGTCACGGGAGGGCAGCAGGGCTACCTGGGGGTCGATGCGAATGGAAACCTTTACACAGTGAGTAATAGCGCCATTGGTTTGAAGCAGAGCATCCGGCAACTTCCGTATTCCGAGACGCCGATAGGCAGTGGCCTTAGCGACGCGCGGGGCGTCGTAGTGGACAACAGCGGCAACGTCTACATCGCTGATTTCGGCAATAACCGCGTCGTCAAGGTGCCCCTGACAGCAAGTGGATATGGAACGCAAACCACCGTTGGGACTGGGCTAAACGCACCTCGGGGTATCGCTGTCGATATGAGCGGCAATGTCTACATCGCGGACTCCGCCAACCGCGTCTTAAAAGAGACTCTCTCCGGCGGGACGTATGCACAGAGCACCATCGGCAGTGGCTTCTCCGCGACATACGGCCTGGCTGTCGATAACAGCGGGAATGTCTACATCGTTGATGCGGGGAGCAGCACTGTCTATAAAGAAACGCCTTCGGGGAGCAACTACACGCAGACGACTGTCGGCACAGGATTGAGCGACCCACTCGCGGTTGCGGTAGATCAGAGCGGAAACCTGTACATCGCCGATTTTGGCAACAATCGCATCCTCATGGAGACACTCAACGCCGGTGCCTATACCCAGAGTGTAGTCCTGACTTCCGTAACGACACCCACCATCGCGGTCGATGGCAACGGCAACATATTTGCCTCGGACATATCCGGCAACCCTTCCCTCAGCATTCAACCTGGGGGTGTCGATTTCTTTCGAACTTCGACCGGAAGCTCCAGCCTCAAGGGCACGCTGACGTTTAGCTTTGACAGCGCCGGCAGCGTCGGCGGCTCGTCGGTATTCACCAAAGGCGAGGCAGGACAGGACTTCGCAGATGCGGGCACAGGCACCTGCACCACCAACGGAAGCAGCAAGCTCTACTCCGCTGGCGATACCTGTACGGTCGACGTGGTCTTCTCGCCAAAATACACAGGCAATCGAGTAGGAGCAACGGTACTGACCGATGCATCCGGGAAGCGCATCGCGACCGCGTATCTCTATGGCCAGGGAGTCGGGCCGCAGATCACCTTTTTGCCCGACAAGGTCACTACCCTGCTGACGCGCACCAGTCCCATCTTGAGTCTCGATGTAGATGACAGCGGTAACCTTTACCTCGCTGACACCGGCAATCATCAGATATTGGAGGAAAAGCCGACGGGCAGCAGCTACGCGGAGACAGGCGTGGACAGCGGCCTGTTCAACTCCTTTTCCGTGGCGGTCGATGGCGGCGGAAGCGTCTACTTTCCCGATCCGGGCACCAACCAGGTTTTCAAGGAGACTCCTTCCGGCAGTGGATTTATACAGACCGTCGTTCCGGTCATGAACGCCTATCGGGGGACCGCATACGTTGCAGTGGATCCAAGTGGAAACGTCTATATCTCCCTCTCAAACGGCGGAAGCATAGTCAAAGAAACGCTCTCGGGAGAGACGTATACAGAGAGCGCAGTAGCCACGATTGGCAATATTGCGGCAATGTCCGTAGATAGCGTCGGCAATGTCTATCTCACCGATCAGGACACAGGCAGCGTTGTGAAGGAGACACTCTCCGCCGGCGGCTATACCCAGAGCACTGTCGCACTTGCCGCCACGACCTCTGCGGTTGCCGTTGACGGCACCGGGCCGTCTACATCGCGGACCAGAACAAAGGCATTCTCAAAGAAAGTCCTACGGCCACCGGATACGCGGAGAGCGTCCTCTTGAGCAAGCCTCAAGGCGACTTCTTCACCGCCGTTGCACTTGATGGGCAGGGAAATCTCTACATCGCCTCCGCCACGGGTCTGGTAGAAAAAATCGACCTCGCCGACCCGCCAAGCCTGAGCTTCGCATCGACAGCAGTAGGCGCAACCAGCAGCGACAGCCCACAGGCAGTCACCGTGTCAAATATCGGCACAGCGCCCCTCACCTTCCCAGTCTCTGCTACCGGGAATAACCCCAGCATCTCTTCAGGCTTCGTCCTGGGCAGCAGTGGAAGCGGCGCCTGCGCCCTTCTGACGCCGACCTCTACCACTCCGGGGACATTGGCAGCAAGCAGCGCCTGCAGCATTGCAGTCAGCTTCAGTCCAATAGCAGTAGGTCTCGACACGGGGTCGATCCAGCTAACAGACGATTCACTGAATGGTGTCCCAAATCCAACACAAACGATTCCACTGACGGGAACTGGGACAGGGGTTGGCGCGCCGCAAGCGGTACTTAGTCCAACAAGCCTTAGCTTCGGCGATGTAACTACCGGTTCTACAAGTGCCTCGCAGTCGATCACCCTCTCGAACCCTGGTACGAGCGCATTGACATTGACGGGCCTCAGCGTCACTGGCACGAACACTACCAAGTTTGCCCAGACCAACACCTGTGGCACATCGCTGGCAGCAGGCGCAAGTTGCGTCATCACGGTTACCTTTTCTCCCGATGTAGCTGGCGGGTACTCAGCGTCGATCTCGATTGCGGACAATGCTAGTGGATCCCCCCAGATCGCCTCATTGACCGGCACGGGCGTTGCGCCCGCTGCGCCGCAGGCGGTTCTGAGTCCGACCAGCCTTGCATTTGGCAACACAATCACGGGCACGACAAGTGCTACGCAAGGGATCACACTCTCAAATCCCGGAACCGCGGCGCTTACTATCGCCGGTATCACCGTGATCGGATCGAATGCGACGAAGTTTGCTCAGACGAATAACTGCGGAGGTTCGTTGGCCGCGGGCTCGGCCTGCACCATCACGGTGTCGTTTTCGCCGGACGTCGTGGGTGCCTACTCCGCCTCCATCTCGGTTGCGGACAACGCCAGTGGTTCTCCTCAAACTGCTGCGCTCACCGGTACCGGAGTAGCACCCGCAAGCCCGCAGGCGGTTCTGAGTCCCACCAGCCTATCTTTCCCCAACACGACCGTCGGCTCTTCCGCGTCGGCGTTGGTCGCGCAACTCTCCAATCCTGGCAACGCAAGCTTGGCGATCACCGGGATCACCATCGCGGGCACCGGTGCAAGCGCGTTCACGCTCACAACCACCTGCGGCACTTCCCTAGCGGCCAGTGCAACATGCAGTATCTCTGTGGTGTTTACACCATCTTCAAGCACCACCTATGCGGCGTTCGTCTCAGTGGCGGACAACGCCTCCGGCTCTCCTCACACCGCTCAGCTCTCGGGCTCCGGCGTCGCTGCCCTTGTCCCCGACTTTTCAATTACTGCTACGAACAGTCCACAGACCATCGCTCGCGGAGCCTCGGGCCAATACACCATCGCACTGGCACCCGCAAATGGTTCGTTTCCAAGTGCGATCAATCTTTCGATCTCTGGACTGCCAACTGGTGTTACGGGCACCTTCTCCCCGGCGTCGGTCACACCGAACGGCAATGCAGCCAGTTCGACGCTAACAGTGGCTGTTTCCAATAGCTTCGCGGCAACCTCATCAAGTCCGTTTCGCAGATTCGACAGATCGAGAGTCGGTGAAGGCGGCGCTGCGATAGCCTTTGCGGTGCTTCTTATGCCCTGGTTCAAAAGAAAGCGCATACGCCCTCTCGCACTCCAAGTCCTTTTGGCCGTCATGCTCGTCGGTGGAATCATTGTTTGACAGGTTGCGGTTCTGGTGGATTCGCCGGCCACAGCGCAACAAAGACTTACATCCTTACCGTGACGGGCACCAGCGGTTCGATACAACATGCCACCACGGTGACATTGATCTTGAAATAGGAGAGCGCGTGCATAGACATCTTTCATCCAGATCGATAATTCAGTCCCTGGCTCTTGCAACTTTTCTCCTGGTTGCGGGCGGGGATACGATCAAGGTCTGTGCCCAGTCACGACGCCAGGCCGCGCCACTGGAGTTCGCTGTGAGCTACAACGCCATCAGGGCAAATGCGCCGCCGGGCGGGTGCAGTTGCTTTTATATGTCAGGTGGCCGGGCGGAGGTAAATCTTCACTTCCTTGGTTGGCTCAGCGCCGTTGCCGAGGTGGGCGGTGCCCACGCAAACAACATCAATTCAAGCGCGGATGGTGTCGGTCGGATCACATACCTCTTTGGGCCACGCGTTACTCACCGGTCAGGCCACAGGCTCTCCAGCTTCGCGCAGGTGCTATTCGGTGAGGCGCATGGCTTCGACGGCTACTTCCCCACGATGACGACCTCCTCGTCGACCGCGAACTCTTTTGCCTTCTCAACAGGAGGGGGATTGGACTTGTCTCTTTCACATCGTGTTGCTGTACGGGTATTGCAGGCCGATTACCTGTATACGCAGCTTCCGAACGCTGTGGGCGACCGACAGAACAACCTCCGGTTAGGTGCTGGGATTGTCTTTCGTATCCGATAACAGAGCTAGAAATGGGGCTCTGGTGCAAAGATTTGAGACGGGCATGGCAGAGCCTCTCGGCTGGCGAGAAGTCCTCGTCGGAAGCTGGGTGAGACAGATTCCGAGACTCCATGCCAACTTCTTGGGCCCATCTAACGAGATGTGCCACGACAGATATTTCTGGGCAGTCTATCTGTTTGCATGCTCAGCGCACTCACCTGGCTTGAGCTTTGAGAGTTCGATTCCACTTCGCGGTGGCGCGATGGCAGTGTTATGGTGTCGCTCAGAGAAGGTATTATGTCCAACGCCTCTTCCGGATTACCGCAAAAGAGCCCGCAGTTGCGAGCCCGCGATGTCTTGTTTTTAATCATGCAAATTGCGAGCCCGCCATGTCTTATTTTTAATTCTGGTCGTTGTCGGGTTCGCATACCTTGCTGCCCCTGAGTTTTGGGTTCCGTGGGCCCATTTCACTGGAGGCTCATTCCATGCTGCGCCCTGGTGGTCGGGAGCAGGAAGCTTCACGGCGCCGGAAGGAACCTACCAGCTCCATCTTTCCTTGAGCCCTGTGGATACCGGCTCCCACCCAACCCTCACCACCCACCTGGACGGGGATGGACATCTCTGCACGCCGTCGGGCGAG
This DNA window, taken from Edaphobacter lichenicola, encodes the following:
- a CDS encoding NHL repeat-containing protein, translating into MKNAVFVAYSNHYPPISPSLFSLRVLLSLAVLAVAGVANSQTAHLVHGVTLVTGGQQGYLGVDANGNLYTVSNSAIGLKQSIRQLPYSETPIGSGLSDARGVVVDNSGNVYIADFGNNRVVKVPLTASGYGTQTTVGTGLNAPRGIAVDMSGNVYIADSANRVLKETLSGGTYAQSTIGSGFSATYGLAVDNSGNVYIVDAGSSTVYKETPSGSNYTQTTVGTGLSDPLAVAVDQSGNLYIADFGNNRILMETLNAGAYTQSVVLTSVTTPTIAVDGNGNIFASDISGNPSLSIQPGGVDFFRTSTGSSSLKGTLTFSFDSAGSVGGSSVFTKGEAGQDFADAGTGTCTTNGSSKLYSAGDTCTVDVVFSPKYTGNRVGATVLTDASGKRIATAYLYGQGVGPQITFLPDKVTTLLTRTSPILSLDVDDSGNLYLADTGNHQILEEKPTGSSYAETGVDSGLFNSFSVAVDGGGSVYFPDPGTNQVFKETPSGSGFIQTVVPVMNAYRGTAYVAVDPSGNVYISLSNGGSIVKETLSGETYTESAVATIGNIAAMSVDSVGNVYLTDQDTGSVVKETLSAGGYTQSTVALAATTSAVAVDGTGPSTSRTRTKAFSKKVLRPPDTRRASS
- a CDS encoding choice-of-anchor D domain-containing protein produces the protein MSKPQGDFFTAVALDGQGNLYIASATGLVEKIDLADPPSLSFASTAVGATSSDSPQAVTVSNIGTAPLTFPVSATGNNPSISSGFVLGSSGSGACALLTPTSTTPGTLAASSACSIAVSFSPIAVGLDTGSIQLTDDSLNGVPNPTQTIPLTGTGTGVGAPQAVLSPTSLSFGDVTTGSTSASQSITLSNPGTSALTLTGLSVTGTNTTKFAQTNTCGTSLAAGASCVITVTFSPDVAGGYSASISIADNASGSPQIASLTGTGVAPAAPQAVLSPTSLAFGNTITGTTSATQGITLSNPGTAALTIAGITVIGSNATKFAQTNNCGGSLAAGSACTITVSFSPDVVGAYSASISVADNASGSPQTAALTGTGVAPASPQAVLSPTSLSFPNTTVGSSASALVAQLSNPGNASLAITGITIAGTGASAFTLTTTCGTSLAASATCSISVVFTPSSSTTYAAFVSVADNASGSPHTAQLSGSGVAALVPDFSITATNSPQTIARGASGQYTIALAPANGSFPSAINLSISGLPTGVTGTFSPASVTPNGNAASSTLTVAVSNSFAATSSSPFRRFDRSRVGEGGAAIAFAVLLMPWFKRKRIRPLALQVLLAVMLVGGIIV